A part of Caldicellulosiruptor owensensis OL genomic DNA contains:
- the rplA gene encoding 50S ribosomal protein L1, whose amino-acid sequence MFRGKKYQEAAKLVDKTKLYDPEEAIELALKTSYAKFDETVEVHVRLNVDPRHADQQVRGTVVLPNGTGKNVRVLVFAKGDKAKEAEEAGADYVGAEELVAKIQNEGWTDFDVCIATPDMMGLVGRLGKILGPKGLMPNPKSGTVTMDVAKAVKEAKAGRVEFRLDKTAIIHCPIGKVSFGKEKLLENYRTLMDAIIKARPAAAKGQFIKSITVATTMGPGIKINPLKPL is encoded by the coding sequence ATGTTCAGAGGTAAAAAATATCAAGAAGCTGCAAAACTTGTCGATAAAACAAAGCTTTATGACCCGGAAGAAGCAATTGAACTTGCATTAAAGACATCTTATGCAAAGTTCGATGAGACAGTTGAAGTTCATGTAAGATTAAACGTTGACCCAAGACATGCCGATCAACAGGTAAGAGGTACTGTGGTTCTGCCAAATGGTACAGGTAAAAACGTAAGAGTTTTGGTTTTTGCAAAAGGTGACAAGGCAAAAGAAGCAGAAGAGGCAGGAGCAGATTATGTCGGAGCAGAGGAGCTTGTTGCAAAGATTCAAAATGAAGGCTGGACAGACTTTGATGTTTGTATTGCAACACCTGATATGATGGGCTTGGTAGGAAGGCTTGGTAAGATTTTGGGACCTAAAGGTTTGATGCCAAACCCAAAATCGGGAACTGTAACGATGGATGTTGCAAAAGCTGTGAAAGAAGCAAAAGCTGGTAGAGTTGAATTTAGGCTTGACAAAACAGCTATAATCCACTGTCCCATTGGTAAAGTTTCGTTTGGTAAAGAGAAACTTCTTGAAAACTATAGAACACTAATGGATGCAATCATCAAAGCAAGACCAGCCGCTGCAAAAGGACAGTTTATAAAGAGCATTACAGTAGCAACAACAATGGGACCTGGTATTAAAATAAATCCATTAAAACCATTATAA
- the rpmG gene encoding 50S ribosomal protein L33 — protein sequence MAAKGARMIIHLECTECKNRNYTTEKNKKNDPDRLELKKYCKFCRRHTIHRETK from the coding sequence ATGGCGGCAAAAGGTGCGAGAATGATAATTCATCTTGAATGTACAGAGTGTAAAAACAGGAATTATACAACAGAAAAGAATAAGAAAAATGACCCCGATAGACTTGAATTAAAGAAGTATTGTAAGTTTTGCAGAAGACACACCATCCATAGAGAAACTAAATAG
- the secE gene encoding preprotein translocase subunit SecE: MVEKKKVEKVVAKPQGNKKKMNFKEWWAKTLKFFRDVRIEMKKVVWPSQKQVVKHTVVVLAFTLFFTVFILLADLIYDQLIFKLLLKIK, translated from the coding sequence ATGGTTGAGAAGAAAAAGGTGGAAAAGGTAGTTGCAAAACCTCAAGGGAATAAAAAGAAGATGAATTTTAAAGAATGGTGGGCAAAAACTCTTAAATTTTTTAGAGATGTTAGAATAGAAATGAAGAAGGTTGTATGGCCTTCTCAAAAGCAGGTGGTAAAGCACACAGTTGTTGTGTTGGCATTTACATTATTTTTTACGGTATTTATCTTGCTTGCTGATCTTATATATGACCAGCTTATCTTTAAATTATTATTGAAAATAAAGTAA
- the nusG gene encoding transcription termination/antitermination protein NusG, translated as MSDKRAKWYVVHTYAGYENKVKANLEKIIENRNLSDRILDIRIPTELVTEIKDGKKIVKEKKKFPSYVLIKAIMDNEIWYTIRNVRGVTGFVGPESKPTPLTDEEIEAMGIKEEVVEVFDIEVGDNVKIVSGPFSDFYGPVVEINKERRKVKVMLNLFGRETPVEFDYHQVERL; from the coding sequence ATGAGTGATAAAAGAGCAAAATGGTATGTTGTTCATACCTATGCAGGCTATGAAAATAAAGTAAAAGCTAATTTAGAAAAAATAATTGAAAATAGAAATTTGTCTGATAGAATCTTAGACATTAGGATTCCTACTGAACTTGTCACTGAAATTAAAGATGGAAAGAAGATTGTTAAAGAAAAGAAGAAGTTTCCATCGTATGTGTTAATCAAAGCTATAATGGATAATGAAATATGGTACACTATTAGAAACGTAAGAGGCGTAACTGGCTTTGTGGGGCCTGAATCTAAACCCACACCTCTTACAGATGAAGAAATAGAGGCGATGGGTATAAAGGAAGAAGTTGTAGAGGTATTTGATATTGAAGTTGGGGACAATGTAAAGATTGTATCTGGTCCATTTAGTGATTTTTATGGACCAGTTGTTGAAATAAACAAAGAACGAAGAAAAGTAAAAGTAATGCTCAACCTATTTGGGAGAGAAACTCCTGTGGAATTTGATTACCACCAGGTAGAGAGATTATGA
- the ispE gene encoding 4-(cytidine 5'-diphospho)-2-C-methyl-D-erythritol kinase, translated as MELRAYAKINLALDVLSKREDGYHEIRTIMQTVDLYDIINIEKIEEDNIIVTTSSENIPTDNKNHAYIAASLLKERFGVKQGVRIHIEKNIPVSAGLAGGSTDAAAVLKGLNEIFELNLSEQQLMEIGREIGADVPFCLVGGTALCEGIGEKVIKLKPAPKMNILIAKPEVYVSTQAVYEALDLSRVKKRPNIEAMILAIEEGNIKEIAKNLCNVLEMVTVNQYPVINRVKDIMRNNNALGTVMTGSGPAVFGIFSTRYDALKAAERLKVFIKEIILTTTYESGRF; from the coding sequence TTGGAACTTAGGGCTTATGCTAAAATCAACTTAGCATTGGATGTGCTTTCAAAAAGAGAAGATGGTTATCATGAGATAAGAACTATAATGCAAACAGTGGATTTGTATGATATAATCAATATTGAAAAGATAGAAGAAGACAACATAATTGTAACAACTTCAAGTGAAAATATTCCAACTGACAATAAAAACCATGCATACATTGCAGCTTCACTTTTAAAAGAGCGTTTTGGCGTAAAGCAAGGTGTGAGAATACATATTGAAAAGAATATTCCGGTCTCTGCGGGTTTAGCTGGTGGAAGCACTGACGCAGCAGCAGTTTTAAAAGGTCTAAATGAAATATTTGAGTTAAATCTTTCTGAGCAGCAGCTTATGGAAATTGGAAGAGAGATTGGTGCTGATGTTCCATTTTGTTTGGTAGGTGGCACAGCACTCTGTGAAGGAATTGGTGAAAAGGTTATAAAATTAAAACCAGCTCCTAAAATGAACATTCTCATTGCAAAGCCAGAGGTATATGTTTCTACACAAGCTGTTTATGAGGCGCTTGACCTTAGCAGAGTAAAAAAGAGACCGAATATTGAAGCTATGATTCTGGCAATTGAAGAAGGCAATATAAAAGAAATAGCAAAAAACCTTTGCAATGTTTTAGAGATGGTTACAGTAAATCAATATCCAGTGATAAACAGAGTCAAGGACATTATGAGAAATAACAATGCTCTTGGGACAGTTATGACAGGAAGCGGACCAGCTGTATTTGGAATTTTTAGCACCAGGTATGATGCTTTGAAAGCGGCAGAGAGACTTAAAGTGTTCATAAAAGAAATTATCTTAACTACAACATATGAAAGTGGTAGATTTTAG
- a CDS encoding ABC transporter ATP-binding protein: protein MSNSTKRLRIEEDEPITKPFNWSQFVRLLRYIKPYRRYFIYSFLLMLLATFYNLAGPYLIRLVIDIDIPHRNIHALLYKSVFYIVLTLLYVISLRARTIFMTKLGNSVVSDIRMHLFSHLQKLSLTFFDSRPAGKIMVRVMNDVDSLSELLSNSILNVLVDTLSLWAIIVIMLSIDIKLSLVALGVLPLLILIIMVLKNSIRIRWQEVRKKSSTLNAYIHESIQGMKITHAFTREEKNAEIFKNLNTTFKNTWMKAIRVNNLFWPTIEFTGTLSSVLIFLFGIWMMRKGYTTLGTIIAFSNYMGMFWQPINNISNFYNQLLVAMASTERIFEILDTQPDIQDSPYAYNLPPIRGEIKFENVYFSYDEEKPVLKNVSFTIKAGETIALVGETGAGKTTIINLIARFYEPQNGRILIDGHDIKNVTLNSLRKQIGIMLQDTFIFSGTIADNIRYAKPDATMDEVIRAAKIVNAHEFIMKMENGYDTEVNERGSRLSIGQRQLIAFARALLADPKILILDEATSAVDTQTEILIQQAIEKLTSGRTSIIIAHRLSTIRNADRIFVIHDGQIVEEGSHTQLLEKKGYYYNLYTSQFKYFEK, encoded by the coding sequence TTGAGTAATTCAACAAAAAGACTTAGAATTGAAGAAGATGAACCAATAACCAAACCCTTTAACTGGTCACAATTTGTAAGGCTTTTGAGATATATAAAGCCATATAGAAGGTATTTTATATATTCTTTTCTTCTAATGCTACTTGCTACATTTTACAATCTTGCTGGACCATATTTGATAAGATTGGTTATTGATATTGATATTCCACACAGAAATATTCATGCTCTTTTGTATAAGTCTGTTTTCTATATTGTGCTTACTTTATTGTATGTAATAAGTCTTCGCGCAAGAACAATTTTTATGACAAAACTCGGCAACAGTGTGGTCTCAGATATTCGAATGCATCTTTTTAGCCACCTTCAAAAACTTTCTCTCACCTTTTTTGACAGTCGGCCCGCAGGTAAAATAATGGTAAGAGTAATGAATGATGTAGACTCTTTATCAGAGCTCTTGTCAAATAGTATTTTGAATGTGTTGGTTGACACTTTAAGCCTTTGGGCTATCATAGTAATAATGCTTTCAATTGATATAAAACTATCTCTTGTTGCACTTGGTGTTCTTCCTCTATTAATTTTAATAATCATGGTATTAAAAAATTCAATAAGGATAAGGTGGCAAGAAGTTAGAAAGAAATCTTCTACTCTCAACGCTTACATACATGAAAGCATACAAGGAATGAAAATAACTCATGCTTTTACAAGAGAAGAAAAAAACGCTGAAATATTTAAAAATTTAAACACCACATTCAAAAATACATGGATGAAAGCAATCAGAGTAAACAATCTATTTTGGCCAACAATAGAATTCACTGGAACTCTTTCGAGCGTTCTCATATTTCTTTTTGGTATCTGGATGATGAGAAAGGGGTACACAACACTTGGTACAATCATAGCATTTTCTAATTATATGGGAATGTTCTGGCAACCTATCAATAATATATCTAATTTTTACAATCAGCTGCTGGTTGCAATGGCATCAACCGAACGCATATTTGAAATTCTTGATACTCAACCAGATATTCAAGACAGTCCATATGCATATAATTTGCCACCAATTAGAGGTGAAATAAAATTCGAAAATGTTTATTTTTCATACGATGAGGAAAAACCTGTTTTAAAAAATGTTTCATTTACTATTAAAGCTGGTGAAACAATTGCACTTGTTGGTGAAACAGGGGCAGGAAAAACTACAATAATAAACCTCATAGCAAGGTTTTATGAACCTCAAAATGGAAGAATTTTAATTGATGGGCATGATATTAAAAACGTAACCTTAAATTCTTTGAGAAAACAAATTGGTATAATGCTACAAGATACATTTATATTCTCCGGCACAATTGCAGATAACATTCGATATGCAAAACCTGATGCTACAATGGACGAAGTAATAAGGGCTGCAAAAATTGTCAATGCTCACGAGTTCATTATGAAAATGGAGAACGGATATGATACAGAGGTTAACGAAAGAGGAAGCCGCCTCTCTATCGGGCAAAGGCAGCTCATAGCATTTGCCAGAGCACTTTTAGCTGACCCAAAAATACTGATATTAGATGAAGCAACCTCAGCAGTAGACACTCAAACAGAAATTCTAATCCAGCAGGCTATAGAAAAGCTAACATCAGGCAGAACCTCAATTATTATAGCTCACAGACTGTCTACCATCCGAAATGCTGATAGGATATTTGTCATCCATGATGGGCAGATTGTTGAAGAAGGCAGTCATACTCAGCTTCTTGAGAAGAAAGGTTATTATTATAATCTCTACACCTCACAGTTCAAATATTTTGAAAAATAA
- a CDS encoding ISLre2-like element ISCow1 family transposase, with the protein MFDNIIAKIEELLNRFGEGIVEILRGEKDIAMYSMELKEKMDEIGKEMIKEACGLVDEIVRNEKKRKARYEVVRKDKRSIKTIFGDVEYIRTYYKNKEEGGYVYLADEILGIEKYQRIDKAVKAAIVEKVVEISYEKAAKEVLGEEKMTRQSVMNILRRIEAAQLDRIEHNKKGVAGSKKVVKELYIEADEDHISLQNGEGKIAKLAYINEGYKEEKGIVKRKELKGVHYFSSIKERPEDFWSKVSEYIEEHYETEKIEKIYLLGDGAAWIKEGLEWIVGAEFVLDRFHLMREVIKISGGDKNIFAGIVEALRDKDREKFEGLVAKAMEKAGEDKRALKRINESRRYIANHWDNIVLELDNRIIKGCSAEGHVSHVLADRMSSRPRGWSEQGAEVMVKLLSLKYNGVNLKEAYLKEICGKEEKEEKILKEIVRKNVKKIRKQIEETRNNVPILARGKVDLTFRVLKGLSTGDFLNAVVF; encoded by the coding sequence ATGTTTGATAATATTATAGCAAAAATAGAGGAACTTTTAAATAGATTTGGAGAAGGGATAGTGGAGATATTAAGAGGTGAGAAAGATATAGCGATGTATTCAATGGAATTGAAGGAGAAGATGGATGAGATAGGGAAGGAGATGATAAAAGAGGCATGCGGACTTGTAGATGAGATTGTAAGGAATGAAAAGAAGAGGAAGGCAAGGTATGAGGTTGTAAGGAAAGATAAGAGGAGCATAAAGACAATATTTGGAGATGTGGAATATATAAGGACGTACTACAAGAATAAAGAAGAGGGAGGGTATGTGTATTTAGCAGATGAAATTTTGGGGATAGAGAAATATCAAAGAATAGACAAAGCAGTCAAAGCAGCAATAGTTGAGAAAGTAGTGGAAATATCATATGAAAAAGCAGCCAAAGAAGTATTAGGAGAAGAGAAAATGACAAGACAAAGTGTAATGAATATTTTGAGGAGGATAGAGGCAGCTCAGTTAGATAGAATCGAGCATAATAAAAAAGGAGTTGCAGGCAGTAAAAAAGTGGTAAAAGAACTTTATATAGAGGCAGATGAAGATCATATTTCGTTACAAAACGGAGAAGGGAAGATAGCGAAGCTTGCGTACATAAATGAGGGATATAAAGAAGAGAAAGGGATTGTCAAAAGAAAGGAATTAAAAGGGGTGCATTATTTTAGCAGTATTAAAGAGAGACCAGAAGATTTTTGGTCAAAAGTAAGTGAATATATAGAGGAGCACTATGAAACGGAGAAGATAGAGAAGATATATTTGTTAGGGGATGGAGCGGCATGGATAAAGGAAGGGCTTGAATGGATAGTGGGTGCAGAATTTGTATTAGACAGGTTTCATCTAATGAGAGAGGTAATCAAAATAAGCGGTGGAGATAAGAATATTTTTGCTGGGATAGTAGAAGCATTGAGGGATAAGGATAGAGAGAAGTTTGAGGGATTGGTAGCTAAAGCGATGGAAAAGGCTGGAGAGGACAAAAGAGCGTTGAAGAGGATAAATGAAAGTAGGAGATATATAGCCAATCATTGGGATAATATAGTATTAGAGTTAGATAATAGGATTATAAAAGGATGTAGTGCAGAAGGGCATGTAAGCCACGTATTAGCAGATAGGATGAGTTCAAGACCAAGAGGATGGAGCGAACAAGGAGCAGAAGTGATGGTAAAGTTATTGAGCTTGAAGTATAATGGTGTAAACTTGAAAGAAGCATATTTAAAAGAGATTTGTGGCAAGGAAGAGAAAGAAGAAAAAATATTGAAAGAAATTGTGAGAAAAAATGTTAAGAAGATAAGGAAACAGATTGAGGAGACGAGGAATAATGTGCCAATTTTAGCAAGAGGAAAAGTTGATTTGACGTTTAGAGTACTGAAAGGCCTAAGTACTGGAGATTTCTTAAATGCAGTCGTATTTTAA
- the rplK gene encoding 50S ribosomal protein L11: MAKKVLTQIKLQIPAGKATPAPPVGPALGQHGVNIMQFCKEFNERTAKDAGLIIPVVITVYSDRSFTFITKTPPASVLLKKAAGIESGSPKPNKQKVATLKRDVIRKIAEQKMPDLTAASLEAAMRTIEGTAKSMGIVVED; the protein is encoded by the coding sequence ATGGCAAAGAAAGTTTTAACACAAATAAAGCTTCAAATTCCAGCTGGCAAAGCAACACCAGCACCACCAGTCGGACCTGCGTTGGGTCAGCATGGTGTTAACATTATGCAGTTTTGTAAAGAGTTTAATGAAAGAACAGCAAAGGATGCTGGATTGATTATTCCAGTTGTTATAACTGTTTACTCTGATAGGTCTTTTACATTTATTACAAAGACGCCTCCAGCATCAGTTCTATTGAAGAAAGCTGCGGGAATTGAAAGTGGGTCTCCAAAGCCAAACAAACAAAAGGTAGCTACATTAAAAAGAGATGTAATTAGAAAGATTGCTGAGCAAAAGATGCCGGACTTGACTGCTGCGTCTTTGGAGGCTGCTATGAGGACCATTGAAGGTACTGCAAAGAGTATGGGAATTGTAGTTGAAGACTAG
- a CDS encoding nucleotidyltransferase family protein: MINAVILAGSDKNKSGTPYECKALIKIGEKYLIEYVLDAVCSSKHISRRVVVGPVQLKEFLISMYPQVEFVEEDTSIMKNAKKAIEFLNDDKKILFLTADLPFITAEAIDHFIEESIKSGADICYPIVEKSINDEKYPQMKRTYGTVKEGTFTGGNAIIITPSVFEKCYSLAEKLVEKRKNPIAMARLIGPTILLLFLTKRLSIQKVEKRVSKVFKVKAKAIISTYPELGQDVDKDSDLMVAKFYLEKKM; encoded by the coding sequence ATGATAAATGCTGTTATACTTGCTGGATCTGATAAAAACAAATCCGGTACTCCTTATGAGTGCAAGGCATTGATAAAGATAGGAGAGAAATATTTAATAGAGTATGTGCTTGATGCAGTATGCAGTTCCAAACATATTTCGCGCAGAGTTGTTGTAGGTCCGGTTCAGCTAAAAGAATTTTTAATTTCAATGTATCCACAGGTTGAATTTGTTGAAGAAGACACCTCAATAATGAAAAATGCCAAAAAAGCGATAGAATTTTTGAACGACGACAAAAAAATTTTATTTTTAACTGCAGACCTGCCTTTTATTACCGCTGAGGCGATAGATCATTTTATCGAAGAATCAATAAAATCCGGAGCAGACATTTGTTATCCAATTGTTGAAAAGAGCATAAACGATGAAAAATACCCTCAGATGAAAAGAACATATGGAACTGTGAAAGAAGGAACGTTTACTGGTGGTAATGCTATTATAATTACTCCATCAGTATTTGAAAAGTGTTATTCGCTTGCCGAAAAACTTGTGGAAAAACGTAAAAATCCTATTGCGATGGCACGGCTAATAGGACCCACCATTTTGTTGCTTTTTTTAACTAAGAGACTTTCAATACAGAAAGTTGAAAAAAGGGTATCTAAGGTTTTTAAGGTTAAAGCTAAAGCTATCATCTCTACATATCCTGAATTGGGGCAGGATGTAGATAAAGACTCTGACCTTATGGTGGCAAAGTTCTATCTTGAAAAAAAGATGTAG
- a CDS encoding DUF1858 domain-containing protein: MPRITTDTIIADVLRIDRGTIPIFLNNGLHCLGCPSAQGESIEEACALHGIDAQKLVDELNEYLKSKGLLDE; this comes from the coding sequence ATGCCAAGAATTACGACTGATACAATAATTGCAGATGTATTAAGGATTGATAGAGGGACCATTCCAATATTTTTGAACAATGGTCTTCACTGTTTGGGTTGTCCTTCTGCTCAAGGAGAAAGCATTGAAGAGGCATGTGCGCTTCATGGAATAGATGCGCAAAAACTTGTGGACGAGCTAAACGAGTATCTCAAGAGTAAAGGCCTTTTGGATGAATAA
- the rplJ gene encoding 50S ribosomal protein L10 codes for MGYKREVNLLAKSRTVKEQLLNEYKEKLSKAKAGVIVCNHGITVEQDTALRKKLREAGIEYKVVKKTLFTFAVRENNLSELEQFFEGPIAVAFSYDDPVKVAKVLKEGAKDLEKLEIRGGFIEGKVISANEVDALSKLPSREELVAKMLGGLNAPMSGLVYVLSGTIRKLVLALDAIAKKQSA; via the coding sequence ATGGGATACAAAAGGGAGGTGAATTTGTTGGCAAAGTCAAGAACGGTAAAAGAGCAGCTTTTAAATGAATACAAGGAGAAGTTGTCCAAAGCAAAAGCTGGTGTGATTGTTTGTAATCATGGAATTACTGTTGAACAAGACACAGCGCTCAGAAAGAAGTTAAGAGAAGCAGGAATTGAGTACAAGGTTGTAAAGAAGACCTTGTTTACCTTTGCTGTAAGGGAAAATAATCTTTCTGAGCTTGAACAATTTTTTGAAGGGCCCATTGCTGTTGCATTTTCGTACGACGATCCTGTAAAGGTTGCAAAGGTATTAAAAGAAGGCGCAAAAGACCTTGAAAAATTAGAAATAAGAGGCGGATTTATTGAAGGAAAAGTAATTTCTGCAAATGAGGTTGACGCACTTTCTAAACTTCCATCAAGAGAAGAACTTGTTGCAAAGATGCTTGGTGGCTTGAATGCGCCAATGTCTGGTCTTGTTTATGTACTTTCTGGTACAATTAGAAAGCTTGTTCTGGCACTCGATGCTATTGCTAAAAAGCAGAGTGCTTAA
- a CDS encoding GntR family transcriptional regulator yields MNEKNESHYFLIENYKPLREIVFEKLRDMIVNGDLRPGERLMEIKLAEMLGVSRTPIREAIRKLELEGLVVMLPRKGAYVADISKKEIMDVLEIRAALDKLAAGLAAQRMTRAEKEQLKKVLSSFEKNFKSGNIEGMINDDIRLHDLIYLGAKNEKLQHIINNLREQITRFRIIYLKEIYRKSENLLKEHKEIVEAIISGDIEKAQKMAEEHIKNQEIELINSLKF; encoded by the coding sequence ATGAATGAGAAGAATGAGTCACATTATTTTTTAATAGAGAATTATAAACCTCTACGTGAGATCGTGTTTGAAAAATTGAGAGACATGATTGTAAATGGAGATTTAAGACCTGGTGAAAGACTTATGGAGATAAAACTTGCAGAAATGCTTGGAGTTTCAAGAACTCCTATCAGAGAAGCGATAAGGAAACTTGAACTTGAAGGTCTTGTTGTGATGCTCCCTCGGAAAGGTGCTTATGTTGCAGATATTTCCAAAAAAGAGATAATGGATGTATTGGAGATACGGGCTGCACTTGATAAACTTGCGGCAGGACTTGCAGCACAGCGAATGACAAGGGCTGAAAAGGAGCAGCTCAAAAAAGTTCTTTCTTCATTTGAAAAGAATTTTAAGTCTGGTAACATTGAAGGAATGATAAATGACGATATAAGATTGCATGACTTGATATATTTGGGTGCAAAAAATGAAAAACTTCAGCACATAATAAATAATCTTCGTGAGCAAATAACCCGGTTTAGAATAATATATCTCAAAGAGATTTACAGGAAAAGCGAAAATCTTTTGAAAGAACACAAAGAGATTGTAGAAGCAATTATAAGCGGAGATATCGAAAAAGCACAGAAGATGGCAGAAGAACATATAAAAAATCAGGAAATAGAGCTTATAAACAGCTTAAAATTTTAA
- the rplL gene encoding 50S ribosomal protein L7/L12: protein MASEKVQKLIEEIKTLTVLELSEMVKALEEEFGVTAAAPVAVAAAPVAGAQAAAPAAEEKTEFNVILADAGSDKIKVIKVVREITGLGLKEAKDLVDGAPKPIKENVSKEEAEQIKKKLEEVGAKVELK, encoded by the coding sequence ATGGCAAGCGAAAAAGTTCAAAAATTGATTGAAGAGATCAAGACATTGACAGTATTGGAGCTTTCTGAGATGGTAAAAGCTTTGGAAGAAGAGTTTGGCGTTACAGCAGCAGCTCCAGTTGCGGTTGCAGCAGCTCCAGTTGCTGGTGCTCAGGCAGCAGCTCCAGCTGCAGAAGAGAAGACAGAATTTAACGTTATTTTGGCAGATGCAGGTAGCGATAAGATCAAGGTTATCAAGGTTGTAAGAGAGATAACTGGTCTTGGATTGAAAGAGGCAAAGGACCTTGTTGATGGGGCTCCAAAGCCAATCAAAGAAAATGTTTCAAAAGAAGAAGCTGAGCAGATTAAAAAGAAACTTGAAGAAGTTGGAGCAAAAGTTGAACTCAAATAA